A stretch of the Pirellulales bacterium genome encodes the following:
- a CDS encoding FAD-binding oxidoreductase: protein MNHDRAADARRKMKWWGWGAPEHRYPLTHMPGALEYLRRRLGIEALREFEPPAIEAAQMPASQASPDLIRKLSALVGAEHCRTGHRERVLHSVGKGYKDLIRLRSLRLPLATDAVVYPQTAEQVADILALCRAERVAVIPFGGGSCVVSGLDAERGNQHAVISLDLAFLNRLLTIDESSLTATLEAGCFGPELEAALRERGFTLGHFPQSFEYSTLGGWIAMRSSGQNSLGYGGIDRLVESIVAVTPIGEIRTLSVPRRADGPDVNQVLLGSEGTLGVITAATVKIRRLPKARDYFMFVFKSFTSAIDACRELVQAGGRPALLRISDEEETQGTLAMGQTAASGMKQVKRRAAQWLLEQRGFRPPALCTVLVGLEGETDAIAIERRQIRRHLQQRGGFYLGKSPGERWLASRFELPYLRDELIYNDLLIDTLETATTWSQLHLVYDAVRKAISEAAMAQGHPLMVYCHVSHFYPDGASLYFTLLGRQDSADPIAQWLRIKTAANEAIRRHGAAISHHHGVGLDHREHTGRGEVEQAMLAQLKRTLDPDDIMNPGKLL, encoded by the coding sequence TTGAACCACGATCGCGCAGCCGACGCACGCCGCAAAATGAAATGGTGGGGGTGGGGAGCGCCAGAACACCGCTACCCGCTGACCCACATGCCCGGCGCATTGGAATATCTGCGGCGCCGATTGGGGATCGAAGCGCTACGCGAGTTCGAACCGCCGGCGATCGAGGCGGCGCAGATGCCGGCCAGTCAGGCCAGCCCCGACCTGATTCGAAAGCTGTCGGCACTTGTGGGAGCGGAACACTGCCGCACCGGTCATCGCGAGCGCGTGCTGCACTCGGTCGGCAAGGGCTACAAAGATCTGATTCGACTACGCTCGCTGAGATTGCCGCTGGCGACCGATGCGGTGGTGTATCCGCAAACCGCGGAGCAGGTGGCCGATATCTTGGCGTTGTGTCGAGCGGAACGAGTGGCCGTGATCCCCTTTGGTGGTGGTTCGTGCGTCGTCAGCGGACTCGACGCCGAACGCGGAAATCAGCATGCCGTCATCTCGCTCGATCTGGCGTTTCTTAATCGCCTGTTGACGATCGACGAATCGTCGCTGACCGCCACCCTGGAGGCCGGTTGTTTTGGGCCAGAGCTGGAGGCCGCGCTCCGCGAACGTGGATTCACGCTCGGGCATTTCCCGCAATCGTTTGAATACTCCACGCTGGGGGGCTGGATCGCCATGCGATCCAGTGGGCAGAACTCACTGGGCTATGGCGGCATCGACCGCCTGGTCGAAAGCATCGTCGCCGTAACGCCGATTGGCGAGATCCGCACCCTCTCGGTACCGCGCCGCGCGGATGGGCCCGATGTGAATCAGGTGCTGCTTGGCTCCGAAGGGACGCTAGGGGTCATCACGGCCGCCACGGTGAAGATTCGGAGGCTACCTAAGGCGCGCGATTATTTCATGTTCGTTTTCAAGAGCTTTACCAGCGCGATCGACGCGTGCCGCGAGTTGGTTCAGGCCGGCGGCAGACCGGCGCTACTGCGCATCTCTGACGAGGAAGAGACGCAAGGCACATTGGCGATGGGGCAAACCGCGGCGTCGGGCATGAAGCAAGTAAAACGCCGAGCGGCGCAGTGGCTGCTGGAGCAGCGAGGTTTTCGGCCCCCCGCGCTATGCACCGTGCTGGTGGGACTGGAAGGTGAGACCGACGCCATCGCCATCGAGCGGCGACAGATTCGACGCCATTTGCAGCAGCGTGGCGGTTTCTACCTAGGCAAGTCGCCGGGCGAGCGCTGGCTGGCGTCGCGCTTCGAGCTGCCGTACCTGCGCGACGAACTGATTTACAACGACCTGTTAATCGACACCTTGGAGACGGCCACGACGTGGTCGCAGTTGCATCTGGTTTATGATGCGGTGCGCAAGGCGATTAGCGAAGCTGCCATGGCGCAAGGACATCCGCTGATGGTGTATTGCCATGTCTCGCATTTTTACCCAGATGGCGCATCGCTCTACTTCACACTGTTAGGGCGGCAAGACAGCGCCGACCCCATCGCGCAATGGCTGCGAATCAAGACGGCGGCGAACGAAGCGATCCGCCGACACGGCGCCGCCATCAGCCACCATCACGGCGTGGGCCTGGATCACCGCGAGCACACTGGCCGCGGCGAAGTGGAGCAGGCGATGCTCGCGCAGCTTAAACGGACACTGGACCCCGACGACATCATGAATCCGGGCAAGCTGCTGTGA
- a CDS encoding Gfo/Idh/MocA family oxidoreductase: MPETLRAAVIGRTGRGDYGHALDTVWLRAPNAKLVAVADDGKMGLAQATRRLSVERGYLDYREMLDREKPQIVSVAPRWIDAHAEMIVACAERGIHVFTEKPLCRTLAEADAIVTACERTHTKLAIAYQTRYSPKLPVVAGLLRAGRIGRVLEYRARGKEDQRGGGEDLFVLGGHLFNLIRHLAGEPSWCFAQVSEQGESIARQHVHDGAEGIGPLAGDSVDAMYGLSGDATAYFASHRGAAAKPARFGIQIFGTAGILEIQTGWMPTVRLLEDSSWSPGRSGAKWQEVTSAGVGKPEPMPAGGPEDGNLAAIADLMESIENDRQPLASVYEARGVMEMIVAPFASAVQGGRVALPLAVRDNPLTRL, encoded by the coding sequence ATGCCAGAGACGCTACGCGCGGCGGTCATCGGTCGTACCGGTCGGGGCGACTATGGGCATGCCCTCGACACGGTTTGGCTGCGGGCGCCCAACGCCAAGCTGGTCGCCGTCGCCGACGACGGCAAGATGGGACTGGCGCAGGCGACGCGGCGACTGTCGGTGGAGCGCGGATACCTCGACTATCGTGAGATGCTCGACCGGGAGAAACCGCAGATTGTCAGCGTCGCCCCGCGGTGGATCGACGCGCATGCGGAGATGATCGTGGCCTGCGCCGAGCGCGGCATTCACGTGTTCACCGAAAAGCCGCTTTGCCGAACGCTGGCGGAGGCCGACGCGATTGTCACGGCGTGCGAACGCACCCACACCAAACTGGCCATCGCCTATCAAACCCGCTACAGCCCCAAATTGCCGGTCGTGGCAGGCCTGTTGCGAGCTGGCCGCATTGGCCGCGTGCTTGAGTACCGGGCGCGCGGCAAGGAGGACCAGCGCGGTGGGGGCGAGGATTTGTTTGTGCTTGGCGGACATTTATTCAATCTGATTCGCCACTTGGCGGGCGAGCCGAGTTGGTGCTTTGCCCAAGTGAGCGAGCAGGGGGAGTCCATCGCGCGGCAGCACGTACATGACGGCGCGGAAGGGATTGGACCGTTAGCTGGGGACTCGGTCGACGCAATGTATGGGCTTTCTGGCGATGCGACGGCGTACTTTGCCTCGCATCGTGGCGCCGCCGCGAAGCCTGCTCGGTTTGGAATTCAGATCTTTGGCACGGCCGGCATCTTGGAAATACAAACGGGCTGGATGCCGACGGTCCGGTTGCTGGAAGATTCCAGTTGGTCGCCAGGCCGCAGCGGGGCGAAGTGGCAGGAAGTGACATCCGCGGGAGTTGGCAAGCCAGAACCTATGCCGGCAGGTGGGCCAGAGGATGGCAACCTGGCCGCAATTGCCGACCTGATGGAGTCGATCGAAAACGATCGGCAACCATTGGCCAGTGTCTACGAGGCGCGCGGCGTTATGGAAATGATCGTGGCGCCGTTTGCCTCGGCGGTGCAGGGAGGGCGTGTCGCATTGCCATTGGCGGTGCGCGACAATCCCCTCACACGACTGTGA
- a CDS encoding sigma 54-interacting transcriptional regulator: MLAYLVIREGSKWTDVFRLIPGQTATIGRSPINQIVLKDERCSRCHAEVFMADGQWKLRDLESRNGTFVAERQIKGDYALTPGEVVRIGRSQMAFVTDLSKAFPDSSGLTQVDGAAVAGEDDQTYDSSVLAAHEPTTITHRKGQTKFLAPRAEHSDEESGISRIGKASAKLCRLAFEMAKTPDLNGIANLALGGIFEGTHADTGAVLLLPRDYVGDPKEPQLEVMASRGNGDTPYHRVSSFLATTVLRDGEAVLARNILGDSAVTSRDSKGEIYATSVICAPVRHGNRVLGMVHLYSTSPDLVLDPDDLEYSLAVAETLAVAIANTSRRQELAQNLIQVRDENFQLRQKLGVQSDIVGKSEAVGRIMQEIARAAPSKATVLIRGESGVGKELVARAVHYSSPRSKNVFVCLNCAALTESLLESELFGHEKGAFTGATDRKIGKFESAHQGTLMLDEIGEMSPTIQAKFLRVLEGHSFERVGGSEQVKVDVRVIAATNRDLEKEVTENRFRRDLYFRLAVLEIYVPPLRKRPADIPELARFFLQRFNEETGRRIRGFTQAAMEQMLRYRWPGNVREMKNVVERAVLLARDDVIDADDLMLSKLPTAGDTAEVAAVTPDEHVPMSLAEMERRHILATLRATSWNKSQTATILGIERSTLDRKIRRYELEEVVMRRGF; encoded by the coding sequence ATGTTAGCGTATTTGGTTATTCGCGAGGGCTCCAAGTGGACCGATGTCTTTCGGTTAATTCCGGGACAGACGGCGACCATCGGTCGTTCGCCGATCAACCAGATCGTCCTCAAAGACGAACGCTGTAGCCGCTGTCACGCTGAAGTCTTCATGGCCGATGGCCAATGGAAACTTCGCGACTTGGAGAGTCGCAACGGCACCTTTGTCGCCGAGCGGCAGATCAAGGGGGATTATGCCCTGACGCCGGGCGAGGTGGTGCGCATCGGCCGATCGCAAATGGCCTTTGTCACCGATCTGTCGAAGGCCTTCCCCGATTCCAGCGGTTTGACGCAAGTGGATGGCGCGGCGGTCGCTGGAGAAGACGATCAAACATACGACTCAAGCGTGTTGGCGGCCCACGAGCCCACCACAATCACGCATCGCAAAGGCCAGACCAAGTTCTTGGCGCCGCGCGCCGAACACAGTGACGAAGAAAGCGGCATTTCGCGAATTGGCAAGGCGTCTGCCAAGTTGTGCCGCTTGGCCTTCGAAATGGCGAAGACGCCTGATCTCAATGGCATCGCGAATTTGGCGCTGGGCGGCATCTTCGAAGGGACGCATGCCGACACGGGCGCGGTTTTGTTATTGCCGCGCGATTATGTGGGCGACCCCAAGGAGCCGCAACTTGAAGTAATGGCGTCGCGCGGCAACGGCGACACTCCCTACCATCGCGTCTCTTCCTTTCTGGCCACCACCGTATTGCGTGATGGCGAAGCGGTGCTGGCGCGCAATATTCTGGGCGACAGTGCCGTGACCAGTCGTGACAGTAAAGGCGAAATCTACGCCACCAGCGTGATCTGCGCGCCGGTGCGACACGGCAATCGCGTGCTGGGCATGGTGCATCTGTATTCGACCAGCCCCGACTTGGTGCTCGATCCGGACGATTTGGAATATAGCCTGGCCGTCGCCGAGACCTTGGCGGTGGCAATTGCCAACACCAGCCGTCGGCAAGAACTGGCGCAAAACCTGATTCAGGTTCGCGACGAAAACTTTCAGCTCCGTCAAAAACTCGGCGTCCAAAGCGACATCGTTGGCAAGAGCGAAGCGGTCGGCCGCATCATGCAGGAAATTGCCCGCGCCGCCCCCAGTAAGGCTACTGTGCTGATACGAGGCGAAAGCGGCGTCGGCAAGGAACTGGTCGCCCGCGCGGTGCATTATTCCAGTCCGCGCAGCAAAAACGTCTTTGTCTGCCTGAATTGCGCCGCATTGACCGAGTCGCTGCTGGAGAGCGAGCTTTTTGGCCACGAAAAGGGAGCGTTCACGGGCGCCACGGATCGCAAGATCGGCAAGTTCGAGTCGGCGCATCAAGGCACGCTGATGCTCGACGAAATTGGCGAGATGAGTCCGACGATTCAGGCCAAATTCTTGCGCGTGCTGGAAGGGCATTCTTTTGAACGGGTGGGCGGCAGCGAGCAGGTCAAAGTCGACGTGCGCGTGATTGCCGCCACCAACCGCGATCTGGAAAAGGAAGTCACCGAGAATCGATTCCGCCGCGATCTGTACTTCCGATTGGCCGTGCTCGAAATCTACGTCCCGCCGCTGCGCAAGCGTCCCGCCGACATTCCAGAATTGGCTCGTTTCTTTTTGCAACGCTTTAACGAAGAGACCGGCCGGCGCATCCGCGGATTCACCCAGGCTGCCATGGAGCAGATGCTCCGCTATCGCTGGCCAGGCAACGTGCGCGAAATGAAGAACGTCGTCGAGCGCGCCGTGCTGCTGGCGCGCGACGATGTGATCGACGCCGACGATCTGATGCTTTCCAAATTGCCGACCGCTGGCGACACCGCCGAGGTCGCGGCCGTCACGCCCGATGAGCATGTGCCGATGTCGCTGGCCGAAATGGAGCGCCGCCATATCCTGGCGACATTGCGCGCGACGAGTTGGAACAAGAGCCAAACCGCCACAATCCTAGGTATTGAGCGGTCGACGCTGGATCGCAAAATTCGCCGCTATGAGCTGGAAGAAGTCGTCATGCGGCGCGGATTTTGA
- a CDS encoding thioredoxin family protein translates to MLGVTVALLLQTSIVAADVNTYAAAHKQTLETGRPLVVLVGADWCPACQQMKQNVIPQAKRQGLLNRVAFATVNSDHEPGVARQLMRGGSIPQLIMYRKTKEGWMRRQLTGAQSLEALDSFLTPPAESVAEQPQQATEPKPTEAVMGR, encoded by the coding sequence GTGTTAGGAGTCACTGTCGCTCTGCTCTTGCAGACCTCGATCGTTGCCGCGGATGTGAACACTTACGCCGCGGCCCACAAGCAAACCCTGGAAACGGGTCGGCCGCTGGTTGTCTTGGTCGGCGCCGATTGGTGCCCCGCATGTCAGCAGATGAAGCAGAATGTAATCCCGCAGGCGAAACGCCAAGGCCTGCTGAATCGCGTGGCGTTTGCAACCGTCAACAGCGATCATGAGCCGGGCGTTGCCCGCCAACTCATGCGTGGCGGATCGATCCCGCAACTGATTATGTACCGGAAAACCAAAGAAGGCTGGATGCGCCGCCAATTGACCGGCGCTCAGAGCCTGGAAGCGCTTGACAGCTTTCTCACTCCGCCGGCGGAGTCGGTCGCGGAACAACCGCAGCAGGCAACGGAACCAAAGCCCACCGAAGCGGTCATGGGTCGCTAG
- a CDS encoding DUF1598 domain-containing protein: MNQASPLRKVSLKRLQAAIQKRLNDGAPLTQDIFCLAGLQEIRYVFLYPEQNDIVLAGFGEGWRSDELGNLVGVTTGRPVLMLDDLLVALRSADAAGKTGISCSIDPTQEGLNRLSQFLSQQTTIGPNPNATISGIEESLGPQTVTIQGVPATSHFAQVLVAADYRMKRLAMNFEAAPVRGLGSYLAMNSGRGGSMMPRWWLEPDVDPLVKSPDGLAWELKAMRVKAMTEDDFLAANGQRQQSGKASANAQRWANNMTKHYEELSTRLPIFAELKNVMNLAVISALIARENLADRADCPLPMLMDAAALRVAELDAPRQVPSQASFIKKGSNWIISASGGVLINSWAMAARSQADADNTLAPKRAQAASDSDRWWWN, encoded by the coding sequence TTGAACCAAGCCAGTCCACTGCGCAAGGTGTCGCTCAAGCGCTTGCAGGCCGCCATCCAAAAGCGACTGAACGATGGCGCGCCGCTAACCCAGGACATCTTTTGTCTCGCCGGTTTGCAGGAGATTCGCTATGTCTTCTTGTACCCCGAGCAAAACGATATTGTGCTGGCGGGTTTCGGCGAGGGCTGGCGGAGCGATGAATTAGGCAACTTGGTCGGCGTCACCACGGGTCGCCCCGTCTTGATGCTGGACGATCTCTTGGTGGCGCTCCGTTCGGCGGACGCCGCCGGCAAGACAGGAATTAGCTGCTCCATTGATCCGACGCAGGAAGGATTGAATCGCCTCAGCCAGTTCTTGAGTCAGCAGACAACGATTGGCCCCAATCCCAATGCGACCATCAGCGGCATCGAAGAGAGCCTGGGACCACAGACCGTGACCATCCAAGGCGTGCCCGCCACGAGCCATTTTGCGCAAGTTTTGGTGGCCGCCGACTATCGCATGAAGCGGCTGGCGATGAACTTTGAAGCCGCGCCGGTGCGCGGCCTCGGCAGTTATTTGGCGATGAACAGCGGTCGCGGCGGCAGCATGATGCCGCGCTGGTGGCTGGAACCCGATGTCGATCCCTTGGTGAAGTCGCCCGATGGGCTCGCCTGGGAATTGAAAGCCATGCGCGTGAAGGCCATGACGGAAGATGATTTTCTGGCCGCCAATGGACAGCGGCAACAGTCTGGCAAGGCCAGCGCCAATGCCCAGCGCTGGGCCAACAACATGACGAAGCACTACGAAGAACTGTCGACGCGATTGCCCATCTTCGCGGAGCTTAAGAATGTCATGAATCTGGCCGTGATCTCCGCGTTGATCGCCAGGGAAAACCTCGCCGATCGGGCAGACTGCCCGCTGCCCATGTTGATGGACGCGGCGGCGCTACGAGTGGCCGAACTGGACGCGCCGCGCCAAGTGCCGTCGCAGGCATCGTTCATCAAGAAGGGGAGCAACTGGATTATTAGCGCGTCGGGCGGCGTGTTGATCAATTCATGGGCTATGGCGGCCCGTTCCCAGGCCGACGCGGACAACACACTCGCCCCCAAACGAGCGCAGGCGGCCAGCGACAGCGACCGCTGGTGGTGGAACTAG
- the coaD gene encoding pantetheine-phosphate adenylyltransferase: protein MTQVDPRIAVYSGSFDPITLGHLNVIERSASLVDTLIVGIGINAGKEPLFTLEERVSLVRRTTRRYPNVEVRTFSGLAVNFVRECRSRVMIRGVRPLTDIAAEFTMAMANRQLDPGLETVFLMADEEFSHVSSSLIKQITPLAGDDELARFVPWEVIEELRKKMARVT, encoded by the coding sequence ATGACGCAAGTCGATCCCCGTATCGCTGTCTATTCGGGTTCGTTCGATCCGATCACGCTCGGGCATCTGAACGTCATCGAACGTAGCGCTTCCTTGGTCGACACGCTGATCGTCGGCATTGGGATCAACGCCGGCAAAGAACCGCTCTTTACGCTGGAAGAGCGCGTGTCGCTGGTTCGTCGCACCACCAGGCGCTACCCCAATGTCGAAGTCAGGACATTCTCAGGGCTGGCGGTGAACTTTGTCCGCGAATGTCGATCCCGAGTGATGATCCGCGGCGTGCGCCCGCTCACCGACATCGCCGCCGAGTTCACGATGGCCATGGCCAATCGCCAACTCGATCCCGGCCTGGAGACTGTGTTTTTGATGGCGGACGAAGAGTTTTCGCACGTCTCCAGTTCATTGATTAAGCAAATCACGCCGCTGGCGGGCGACGACGAATTGGCGCGATTTGTTCCCTGGGAAGTTATTGAAGAACTGCGCAAGAAGATGGCCCGCGTGACGTAG
- a CDS encoding TIGR04283 family arsenosugar biosynthesis glycosyltransferase, giving the protein MRLSIIIPTLNESRHVAEAVRRAWSLLPSDVTIADGGSDDNTVALAAEAGCRIVTTAPGRARQQNAAARHADGDTLLFVHADTWLQPAAHEQIALALSDATVIGGAFRQRIDAPGLKFRALEIGNAYRARVLRLPFGDQGLFFRREVFERLGGFPEVDLMEDLLLSRAARRVGKLVLLPGPLNVSARRWLRHGVVRQTLRNWSFIVAERLGVSPDRLAKRYRRHDS; this is encoded by the coding sequence GTGCGACTTTCGATCATTATTCCGACGCTGAACGAATCGCGACACGTCGCGGAGGCCGTCCGCCGCGCATGGTCGCTACTCCCCAGCGACGTGACGATCGCCGATGGCGGCAGTGACGACAACACGGTCGCGTTGGCGGCCGAAGCGGGGTGCCGCATCGTGACCACCGCGCCCGGCCGAGCGCGCCAGCAGAACGCCGCGGCGCGGCATGCGGATGGCGACACACTCTTGTTCGTACACGCCGACACTTGGCTTCAGCCCGCGGCGCACGAGCAGATCGCGCTAGCGCTGAGCGATGCGACCGTGATTGGCGGCGCGTTCCGCCAGCGCATCGATGCACCGGGCCTCAAGTTTCGAGCACTGGAAATTGGCAACGCCTATCGTGCGCGGGTGCTGCGATTGCCCTTTGGCGATCAAGGTCTCTTCTTCCGGCGCGAGGTATTTGAGCGGCTGGGAGGCTTTCCAGAAGTGGATTTGATGGAAGACCTGCTGCTGAGTCGTGCGGCGCGGCGAGTCGGCAAACTGGTGCTGTTGCCTGGACCACTAAACGTGAGCGCGCGGCGCTGGCTGAGGCACGGCGTGGTTCGCCAAACACTGCGTAATTGGTCATTCATCGTGGCCGAGCGGTTGGGTGTCTCCCCCGATCGGCTCGCCAAGCGCTACCGTCGGCACGACAGCTAA
- a CDS encoding glycerol-3-phosphate dehydrogenase/oxidase — MNDRRQRIFDLWPSHEYDVLVVGGGITGAGIARDAALRGLRCAVIDKGDFASGTSSKSGKLVHGGARYLKHFHLRLVREACRERSLLLRTVAPHIIRPVRFVLPFYAGGRTPRWLAALGLALYDLLAIPRGIGRFHFLSAREVTQAEPALDKANLVGGLSYWDCAGLDFRLVIDTLKSAEAAGAHLLNYCELQHLQRAQSGFEVGVRDVPTGKKLKLRSRTIVNAAGPWADDVQFRCGAAQRFGMRNSAGVHLMFSRQRLPVNGTLALEVPADGRMIYAVPWGENVLVGTTDTFFDGDLDAPVVMAEAVDYLLAAVNRYLPHAQVAEQDILTRFIGVRPLIGSDRGKSEDQAPRDDKILLQADGMVSITGGKLTTYRAMAEKVVDLLIDSFFRQRTLAPCGTASPISGAAQRLPKDASPRVAALWERYGSNAWRIDELIENSPELGQPIVEGAPFVWGEAVYALHHEYVLRPEDLIERRLGAFVLAPQRALRDAIGPWFESQVNSRTTEESPA, encoded by the coding sequence GTGAACGACCGGCGACAACGCATCTTCGATTTGTGGCCCAGCCATGAGTACGATGTGCTGGTCGTCGGCGGAGGGATCACGGGCGCCGGCATCGCGCGCGACGCCGCGCTGCGCGGGCTGCGCTGCGCTGTGATCGACAAAGGAGATTTCGCGTCGGGGACCAGTTCGAAATCGGGCAAGTTGGTGCATGGCGGCGCTCGCTATCTCAAGCATTTTCATTTGCGACTGGTGCGAGAGGCATGCCGCGAACGGTCGTTGCTATTGCGAACGGTCGCTCCGCATATTATTCGGCCCGTGAGATTTGTGTTGCCGTTTTATGCCGGTGGCCGCACCCCACGGTGGTTGGCCGCACTTGGGCTAGCGCTCTACGACCTGTTGGCGATACCACGCGGAATCGGGCGATTTCATTTTCTCTCCGCGCGCGAAGTGACACAGGCGGAGCCCGCGCTGGACAAGGCGAACCTGGTCGGCGGGCTGAGCTATTGGGATTGCGCCGGCCTCGATTTTCGATTGGTGATCGATACGCTCAAATCGGCGGAAGCGGCCGGCGCGCACCTGCTCAACTATTGCGAGTTGCAACACCTGCAGCGCGCGCAAAGCGGGTTCGAAGTTGGCGTCCGCGATGTTCCGACTGGCAAAAAGTTGAAACTGCGCAGCCGCACAATCGTCAACGCGGCGGGGCCCTGGGCCGACGATGTGCAGTTTCGCTGCGGCGCCGCACAGCGGTTTGGCATGCGCAATTCGGCCGGCGTGCATCTGATGTTCTCGCGCCAGCGATTGCCCGTGAACGGCACGTTAGCCCTGGAGGTACCCGCCGATGGCAGGATGATCTATGCCGTTCCCTGGGGAGAAAACGTGCTAGTCGGCACGACTGACACCTTTTTTGACGGCGACCTCGATGCTCCAGTCGTGATGGCCGAAGCGGTGGACTACCTATTGGCAGCAGTGAACCGCTACCTGCCCCATGCGCAGGTCGCCGAGCAAGACATTTTGACTCGATTTATTGGCGTGCGGCCGCTGATCGGCAGCGATCGTGGCAAGAGCGAAGACCAAGCGCCTCGCGACGACAAGATTCTACTGCAAGCGGACGGAATGGTTTCGATCACCGGCGGCAAACTAACCACCTACCGGGCGATGGCGGAGAAGGTTGTTGATCTGTTGATTGACTCGTTCTTCCGTCAGCGCACGCTGGCGCCATGCGGCACCGCCAGTCCCATCTCTGGCGCAGCGCAACGACTGCCGAAGGACGCCTCACCACGCGTCGCGGCGCTGTGGGAGCGGTATGGATCGAACGCCTGGCGAATTGACGAACTGATTGAGAATTCGCCCGAGCTGGGGCAACCCATCGTTGAGGGCGCGCCCTTTGTCTGGGGAGAGGCGGTGTACGCCTTGCACCATGAATACGTGTTGCGGCCGGAAGACTTGATCGAGCGCCGCTTGGGCGCGTTCGTGCTCGCGCCGCAACGGGCGCTGCGCGACGCAATTGGCCCCTGGTTCGAATCGCAAGTAAACTCGCGCACGACCGAGGAGTCGCCAGCATGA
- a CDS encoding polyhydroxyalkanoic acid system family protein, with protein sequence MPSMKVVVPHELGQDEAAARLKTLLERVKEKYGGQINNLQENWGENSGDFSFSAMGFKTSGKIEVAAGEVRIDGSLPIAAMLFKGQIETAIRDQLGKILA encoded by the coding sequence ATGCCGTCAATGAAAGTAGTGGTGCCGCACGAACTGGGCCAAGACGAAGCTGCGGCGCGGCTCAAGACGCTGCTCGAGCGCGTCAAAGAAAAATACGGCGGCCAGATCAACAATCTGCAGGAGAACTGGGGAGAGAACTCCGGCGATTTTAGTTTCAGCGCCATGGGCTTTAAGACCTCGGGCAAAATTGAGGTCGCCGCGGGCGAAGTGAGAATCGACGGCTCGCTGCCCATCGCCGCCATGCTGTTCAAAGGGCAGATTGAAACCGCAATCCGCGATCAGCTAGGCAAAATCTTGGCGTAA
- a CDS encoding Gfo/Idh/MocA family oxidoreductase, which produces MKLRVGLVGLGSDWESRYRPALRALSDRFEVRAVCEQVAHRAAQAAREFNADQIDGFRALSRREDIDAVLMLSRQWYGSLPILAACDAGKAVYTAAGLELDETMALKIKQRVERAGIAFMAEFPCRQAAATIRLKELIATRLGAPRLLFCHRRKPAEGSADSRLGVHADRLGDLIELVDWCRYVVGAEPSAVFGVLHRASNPPSEEAPELPCEDYQMMSLEFSPSGQFGAGPLAQISCGRYVPANWSEAVAFRPPAALQVACENGIAFIDLPSTLIWFDNAGRHQESLDSERPLGEQLLSLFYRSVTSLVRNTASLEDAYRALDVVIKARQSFEEGRRIPIVV; this is translated from the coding sequence ATGAAGCTGCGCGTCGGTCTCGTTGGTTTGGGAAGTGATTGGGAGTCTCGCTACCGGCCGGCGCTGCGCGCTTTGAGCGATCGCTTCGAAGTGCGCGCCGTATGTGAGCAGGTGGCGCATCGCGCGGCGCAGGCCGCGCGCGAGTTCAACGCGGACCAGATTGATGGATTTCGCGCGTTGTCGCGGCGCGAGGACATCGACGCCGTCTTGATGCTGTCGCGCCAGTGGTACGGCTCATTGCCGATCCTAGCAGCGTGCGACGCGGGCAAAGCGGTCTACACCGCAGCGGGGCTTGAGCTCGACGAAACGATGGCGCTCAAGATCAAACAGCGCGTGGAACGAGCGGGCATCGCGTTCATGGCCGAGTTTCCCTGTCGACAGGCTGCGGCCACGATTCGCCTCAAGGAGTTGATCGCCACGCGGCTTGGCGCGCCCAGGCTCCTGTTTTGTCATCGACGCAAACCCGCCGAAGGCAGCGCCGATTCGCGCCTGGGCGTCCATGCGGATCGACTCGGAGATTTGATCGAGTTGGTCGACTGGTGCCGCTACGTGGTTGGCGCCGAGCCGAGCGCGGTGTTTGGCGTGCTGCACCGCGCTTCGAATCCGCCGAGCGAAGAAGCTCCTGAACTGCCTTGCGAAGACTACCAGATGATGAGTCTGGAATTCTCACCGTCTGGGCAATTCGGCGCGGGCCCGCTGGCTCAGATTAGTTGCGGTCGTTACGTACCAGCGAATTGGTCGGAAGCGGTGGCGTTTCGTCCGCCAGCGGCCTTGCAAGTGGCATGTGAAAACGGCATCGCCTTTATTGACTTGCCGTCGACGTTGATCTGGTTTGACAACGCCGGTCGCCATCAGGAATCGCTCGATAGCGAGCGCCCGCTGGGAGAGCAATTGCTCTCGCTCTTTTACCGATCGGTGACGAGCCTCGTTCGCAATACGGCCAGTCTTGAGGACGCCTATCGCGCCCTGGATGTGGTGATTAAGGCGCGACAAAGCTTTGAAGAAGGACGGCGCATCCCGATCGTCGTGTGA